The Pelagibacterium halotolerans B2 genome has a segment encoding these proteins:
- a CDS encoding lipid-A-disaccharide synthase has protein sequence MTSIFILAGEASGDRIGADLIAGLRRARPDLSISGVGGDAMEGEGLSSLFSIDDLAVMGYRDVIMRLPLLLWRARQVVSAVQRQNPSVVVLIDAQVFSKVVARTLRKRGYRGTIILYVAPAVWAWGAERARKLAGIFDEVLSVLPFEPAAMQRLGGPKTAYVGHPALGKYPMRPAQPAAGPILLLPGSRRGEIARHLPMMAEVVRRLSKHAAVTGFLILSTRSQAARISRIVAQWPIPVAVLVTSQDRQSAIEQAVAAVAVSGTVTLELALSGVPHILTYVAEGAQVRMFKKATTPFIGLPNIIAGKAVTPEILFAQNGEPDKLADAALALVENADALDLQRCNFQEIRALMEKGAPEAPLQDPVERILAHI, from the coding sequence ATGACTAGCATCTTCATTCTCGCTGGCGAAGCGTCAGGTGACCGCATTGGCGCCGATCTGATCGCTGGCCTGCGCCGCGCCCGTCCAGATCTGTCCATTTCAGGTGTGGGGGGCGATGCTATGGAAGGTGAGGGGCTCTCCTCGCTCTTTTCCATCGATGACCTTGCCGTCATGGGCTATCGGGACGTCATCATGCGGCTGCCCTTGCTGCTTTGGCGTGCCCGTCAGGTCGTCTCTGCCGTCCAGCGGCAAAACCCGAGCGTCGTAGTCCTTATCGACGCCCAGGTCTTTTCAAAAGTCGTCGCCCGAACGCTGCGCAAGCGCGGGTATCGTGGCACCATCATCCTTTATGTCGCTCCGGCGGTTTGGGCCTGGGGCGCCGAGCGAGCCAGAAAGCTTGCAGGAATTTTCGACGAAGTTCTCAGCGTCCTCCCGTTCGAGCCAGCCGCCATGCAACGGCTCGGCGGACCGAAAACCGCCTATGTCGGGCACCCCGCGCTTGGGAAATACCCGATGCGTCCGGCCCAGCCTGCCGCCGGCCCCATATTGCTGCTCCCGGGCAGCCGCAGGGGAGAGATCGCACGGCACCTTCCCATGATGGCCGAAGTGGTCCGGCGCTTGTCGAAACACGCCGCTGTCACCGGGTTTCTCATTCTCTCCACCCGGTCTCAGGCGGCCCGGATTTCGCGCATAGTGGCCCAGTGGCCAATCCCGGTCGCAGTGCTCGTCACCTCGCAGGATCGCCAATCCGCCATCGAACAGGCCGTCGCCGCTGTCGCCGTCAGCGGAACCGTTACGCTCGAACTCGCGCTTTCCGGAGTGCCTCACATCCTGACCTATGTCGCCGAAGGCGCTCAGGTCCGCATGTTCAAAAAGGCAACGACGCCCTTTATCGGATTGCCCAACATTATCGCCGGAAAAGCGGTGACCCCCGAAATTCTGTTCGCGCAAAATGGCGAGCCGGACAAACTGGCCGACGCGGCCCTTGCTCTTGTCGAGAACGCCGACGCTCTGGACTTACAGAGATGCAACTTCCAGGAAATCCGCGCCCTAATGGAAAAAGGGGCGCCGGAAGCGCCCCTTCAAGACCCTGTCGAGCGAATTCTCGCTCACATTTAG
- the gltA gene encoding citrate synthase, which translates to MSDKSAKLTLGDESFEFPVLSGTVGPDVIDIRSLYAKTGLFTYDPGFTSTAACDSAITYIDGDKGELLYRGYPIDQLADKSSYIEVCYLLLYGELPSKAELKDFENRVTRHTMVHEQMHYFYRGFRRDAHPMAIVTGVVGAMAAFYHDSTDISDPEQREIASIRMIAKLPTIAAMAYKYSVGQPFVYPRNDLDYASNFLHMCFAVPAEEYKVDPVVARAMDRIFTLHADHEQNASTSTVRLSGSSDANPFACIAAGVACLWGPAHGGANEAALNMLRQIGTVDRIPEFIERAKDKNDPFRLMGFGHRVYKNYDPRAAVMQESAREVLDLLGVENNPTLQVAQELEKIALEDPYFVERKLYPNVDFYSGIILDAIGFPTSMFTAIFALSRTVGWIAQWKEMIGDPQKKIGRPRQLYNGATMRDYVDISAR; encoded by the coding sequence ATGAGCGATAAATCCGCAAAACTTACTCTGGGCGATGAGAGCTTCGAGTTCCCGGTGCTGAGCGGCACGGTGGGACCCGATGTCATCGACATTCGCTCGCTCTACGCCAAGACCGGGTTGTTTACTTACGACCCTGGTTTCACCTCGACGGCGGCTTGCGACAGCGCCATCACCTATATCGACGGTGACAAGGGCGAACTGCTCTATCGTGGCTATCCCATCGATCAGCTCGCCGACAAGAGTTCTTATATCGAAGTCTGCTATCTCCTGCTTTATGGCGAGCTGCCTTCGAAGGCCGAACTGAAAGATTTCGAGAACCGGGTGACCCGGCACACCATGGTGCATGAACAAATGCACTATTTCTATCGCGGGTTCCGGCGCGATGCGCACCCGATGGCGATCGTGACCGGGGTTGTCGGCGCGATGGCTGCATTCTACCATGACTCCACCGATATTTCGGACCCAGAGCAGCGCGAAATCGCCTCGATCCGCATGATCGCGAAGTTGCCGACCATCGCCGCGATGGCCTATAAATATTCGGTGGGCCAGCCCTTCGTTTATCCGCGCAATGATCTCGATTACGCTTCGAACTTCCTGCACATGTGCTTTGCGGTGCCGGCCGAGGAGTACAAGGTCGATCCCGTGGTCGCCAGGGCCATGGACCGCATCTTCACGCTTCATGCGGACCACGAACAGAACGCTTCGACCTCGACGGTGCGTTTGTCGGGGTCTTCGGATGCAAACCCGTTTGCCTGTATCGCTGCGGGTGTCGCGTGCCTTTGGGGACCTGCGCATGGCGGGGCCAACGAGGCCGCGTTGAACATGTTGCGCCAGATTGGCACTGTGGACCGCATCCCTGAATTCATCGAACGAGCCAAGGACAAGAACGATCCGTTCCGTTTGATGGGCTTCGGGCACCGGGTGTACAAGAACTACGATCCGCGGGCAGCAGTGATGCAGGAATCGGCACGTGAAGTGCTTGATCTGCTGGGTGTTGAAAACAACCCCACGCTGCAGGTTGCGCAGGAACTCGAAAAGATCGCGCTGGAAGATCCATATTTCGTCGAGCGCAAGCTATACCCGAATGTCGACTTCTATTCGGGGATCATTCTCGATGCCATCGGCTTCCCCACTTCCATGTTCACCGCGATCTTTGCGCTCTCGCGCACGGTAGGCTGGATCGCACAGTGGAAAGAAATGATCGGCGACCCGCAGAAAAAGATCGGCCGGCCGCGTCAACTCTACAACGGCGCAACCATGCGCGATTACGTGGATATCTCGGCTCGCTAA
- the gltX gene encoding glutamate--tRNA ligase: protein MSKPVVTRFAPSPTGFLHIGGARTALFNWVFARKMGGKMLLRIEDTDRERSTEAAVAAILDGMSWLGLDWDGEPISQFARADRHAEVALQLLASGNAYKCYCTPQELTEMREKARAEGRPPRYDGRWRDRDASDAPEGVKPVVRIKAPQSGDIVVKDRVQGDVVFKAENLDDFIILRSDGTPTYMHAVVVDDHDMGVTHIIRGDDHLTNAARQIVIYRAMGWDVPDMAHIPLIHGPDGAKLSKRHGAMGVEAYRQMGYLPEALRNYLARLGWAHGDDEIFSTDQMVEWFSLEALNKGASRFDFVKLDNLNGHYIRSADAARLYDVMVDTASETGRNADYAGLVSNKDTVMAAIPELQPRAKTVLELIDLAQFIYAERPLPIDDKAAQLLNEESVAHLAALTTAFAALEHWTVEALDGTVRAYAETVGLKLGKVAQPLRAALTGRTISPGIFEVMVLIGRDESLARLSDVVGVGEKALS from the coding sequence ATGTCCAAGCCCGTCGTCACGCGTTTTGCGCCCTCACCCACAGGTTTCCTGCATATCGGGGGCGCGCGCACAGCTCTTTTCAACTGGGTGTTCGCGCGCAAGATGGGCGGCAAGATGCTGCTGCGCATTGAAGATACCGATCGTGAACGCTCGACCGAAGCAGCGGTTGCCGCGATTCTGGACGGCATGAGTTGGCTGGGGCTCGACTGGGACGGCGAGCCCATCAGTCAGTTCGCACGTGCCGATCGTCATGCGGAAGTCGCGCTGCAACTGCTTGCCAGCGGCAATGCCTACAAGTGCTATTGCACGCCGCAGGAGTTGACCGAGATGCGCGAAAAGGCGCGCGCCGAGGGCCGCCCGCCGCGGTATGACGGGCGCTGGCGCGACCGCGATGCATCCGACGCGCCCGAGGGCGTCAAGCCGGTCGTGCGGATAAAGGCGCCCCAGTCAGGGGACATCGTGGTCAAAGACCGGGTCCAGGGCGATGTGGTGTTCAAGGCTGAAAACCTCGACGATTTCATCATTCTGCGCTCCGACGGCACGCCCACTTACATGCACGCCGTGGTCGTGGACGATCACGACATGGGCGTGACCCACATTATTCGCGGCGACGACCACTTGACCAACGCGGCCCGGCAGATCGTTATTTACCGGGCGATGGGCTGGGACGTGCCGGACATGGCGCATATTCCGCTAATTCACGGTCCCGACGGGGCCAAACTGTCCAAGCGTCATGGTGCAATGGGGGTCGAGGCCTATCGGCAGATGGGCTATCTGCCCGAGGCGCTGCGCAACTATCTGGCCCGGCTGGGCTGGGCGCATGGCGACGACGAGATCTTTTCGACCGACCAGATGGTTGAGTGGTTCTCGCTGGAGGCGCTGAACAAGGGCGCGTCGCGCTTCGATTTCGTCAAGCTCGACAATTTGAACGGTCACTATATCCGCTCGGCAGACGCCGCGCGGCTTTACGACGTCATGGTCGATACGGCTTCGGAAACCGGGCGCAACGCCGACTATGCGGGGTTGGTTTCCAACAAGGACACGGTCATGGCGGCGATCCCCGAATTGCAGCCGCGTGCCAAGACGGTACTCGAACTGATCGATCTTGCACAGTTCATCTATGCCGAACGGCCCCTGCCGATCGACGACAAGGCGGCCCAATTGCTCAATGAGGAAAGTGTTGCGCATCTCGCGGCGCTGACGACCGCGTTTGCAGCGCTCGAGCACTGGACGGTAGAGGCCCTCGACGGGACGGTGCGGGCCTATGCGGAAACAGTCGGGCTGAAGCTGGGCAAGGTTGCGCAGCCCTTGCGGGCCGCGTTGACGGGTCGGACGATTTCGCCGGGCATTTTCGAAGTCATGGTGCTGATCGGACGCGACGAGAGCCTGGCACGGCTATCCGATGTCGTGGGCGTTGGCGAAAAAGCCCTTTCCTAG